A segment of the Bacillota bacterium genome:
ATCACGCCCTTTGCCTCTTCCTCCGCTTTCAGGAGGAGAAGTGAGGGGCGTCCTATTTCATAGCCCTGCTCCACCCTGATATCAATAGCAGTAGTGCCAAAGTAACGGTGCTTAACCAGATAGGCCGCTAAACAACCGTTGGCGCTTCCGGTAGCAGGGTCTTCGGCAATACCGTGATAATCATCAAACATGCGGGCATTCAGTTGATTATCCTGTGAGTAAGTTTCGGAAGAGAATACAAGGATCGATTTTGCCTCGGCCTTGTCGATCAGTTTCAGGCAGCCCGCCCGGTCAATCCGGCAGGAGCGGACAGCATCCAGGTTTTTTAAGGGAACGATGATAAAAGGCAGACCGGTGGAGACTTCTTCGATGGGAAACCTGCTGTCAATCTGGCTCTCTGTAATATTCAGCGCGGTGGCAGTTTCGGCAGAATCAAATACCCGTCCGAACACGGGCTCAACCTGTTTCATCCATAACACATCAGGCTTTTCATCAATATAACTAAAGCTTACCGGAATTTGTCCCACCGTAAGGTTCAGTTTAACTACCTCAACTTCTCTTTTTATAACAAACTGCTGAATTATATAAGCGGTGCCAAGAGTGGGATGTCCGGCGAAGGGTAGCTCTTCATCCAGGGAAAATATGCGAACATCATAACCACCACCTCTTTCTTCATCAGACAGAATGAAAGTTGTTTCAGAATAATTCATCTCCAAAGCAATCTTCTGCATCTCATTAGCTGAAAGTTTTTCGGCATTCCTGACAACAGCCAGCTGGTTTCCGGCATATTTCATTTCGGCAAAGACATCAACCAGGTACAGCGGATAACTCACCTCGATCTCCTCCCTCTTTCAACTGTTTAAATGATAACTGCTGTCAACATTAAAATCAATAAATGTTCCCAAAGATTAGCAGGAGTAACATTTATGTCCTCGTTTGCCTACATATGTCCTCACTCTGTTCACTTTAGCGGACACCAGTGTCAACGCTATTAGATACACATCTTTCTAAAACCCTTAATATAAAGCAGTTTTGACCTTTCCGGGCAGCGCGCTATTTGGCACAACCATTGCTACATTAATGATCAAGCGAAACACCTGATGAAGGGAGGTATAGATAATGGATTTTGCACTATCTGAAAGCCAGCAGATGATCCAGCAGATGGTCCGCGATTTTGCCCAAAAAGAACTGGCCCCGATTGCTGCCGACCTGGACCGGGAAAGCCGATTTCCCCACGATATCATCAAGAAAATGGCTGATCTGGATCTATTCGCCCTGCCTTTCAGTGAAGACTACGGTGGAACCGGAGATGGTTACCTGGCCTACGTAATTGCTGTAGAAGAGATCTCACGAGCCTGTGCATCAACCGGGATAACCTATGCCGCTCACTGCTCGATTGGAACCGGGCCGGTCTATCTTTTCGGGACTGAAGAACAAAAAGAGAAATGGGTCACACCGTGTGCCCGTGGTCAAATGCTGGCTGCTTTCGGTTTAACAGAGCCGGATGCCGGTTCTGACGCCGGAGGAACAAAGACCACGGCCGTGCTTGACAACGGAGAGTGGGTGATCAATGGCTCCAAGTGTTTTATCACCAATGCCACCCATGCCGGAGTGGTAATTATAACTGCCGTTACCGAACCGGGGCAGGGCACACGGGGAATCAGCTCATTTATTGTGCCCGGCAATACACCCGGTTTTTCGGTCACTGCTCCCTACGAAAAACTTGGCCTCAAAGCATCCGACACAGCGGAGATAGTGCTTGAGGATGTACGTATCCCCGAAGGAAACCTTCTCGGCAAACGGGGTGAAGGCTTTAAACAGTTTATGAAGGTTCTCGACGGGGGCCGAATCAGCATCGGAGCGCTCTCGGTCGGTATCGCCCAAGCCTGTCTCGATGCCTCCCTGGAATATGCCCGGGAAAGGCGGCAGTTCGGTCAACCCATTTCCAAGTTTCAGGCCATCCAGTTCAAACTGGCTGACATGGCCATGGCCATCGAACTATCCCGGCTCGGTGTCTACAGGGCGGCCTGGCTCAAGGACCGGGGACTGCCCTTTACCAGGGAATCTGCTATTGCGAAGCTGCATGCTTCGAAGACCGCTGTTCAGGCAGCGCTGGAAGCGATTCAGATTTTTGGCGGGTACGGCTATACGAAGGAATATCCTGTGGAACGCTATCTGCGGGATGCCAAGCTGATGGAAATTGGCGAGGGTACATCGGAAATTCAGCGCCTGGTTATTGCCCGTCAGCTAGGTTGTTGAAAGCTATGCCAAAACTACAAGGAGGGTTTGATTCAATATGAGCAAGCGTGTGGCCATTGTGGGAATTGGTTATGCCGGCTTCCGAACTACTTCATCGGACATTTCATACCGTGAAATGATTTTTGAAGCCGCTACCAAATGTTATGAAGATGCCGGAGGGATACACCCTCATGATATTGACTCTTTTGTCGCATCTTCGGAAGATTTTATGGAAGGAATCAGTATCGCTGATGAGTATGTTCCAGACCAGCTAGGGGCAGTGCTCAAACCGGTGCAGAGCATCGCCGGAGACAGCCTTCAGGGACTGGCTTCAGCGGTGATGCAGATTAAAACCGGAAAACTTAATGTGGTCGCCACATCCGCATTTTCCAAGGTCTCCAACCTTTCGCATTATGAAAATGTTGAAGCATACGCCACCGACCCGGTTTATGTCAGGCCGTTTCAGGAGCATCCGGCTTACCTGGCCGGTCTGGAAATGAACCGTTATCTGTATGAAAGCGGGACAACCAGGGAACAATGTGCAGCCGTGGTTGTAAAAAACAAATATAACGCACTGGATAATCCGCGTGCCGCCTATGGCGCAAAAATTTCGATCGATGACATTCTGGGTGCTCCCGACCTGAGCAGTCCGCTCGGCATCCACGACGCGAGCGGTCACCTTGATGGAGCTGTTGTTCTCCTGCTTGCTACCGAGGAGAAAGCTTTAAGGATGACAGATAAGCCGATCTGGATAAAAGGAATCGGCTGGGGCACCGACACTCCCAATCTCGACTCGCGCCTTGAAGGTTTCGGTGCAGCCATCTATGCCCGGCTGGCGGCAAAGCAGGCCTATGCCATGGCCGGCATCACAGCGCCTTACAGCGAATTAGATATTGCCGAAGTTGACGATACCTTTTCATATAAACAGCTTCAGCACCTGGAAGCCCTGAATATCTGCGGACCCGGAGAGGCTGGCAAGCTTCTGGAACTGGGCTGTTTTGATGCAGCAGGCGACCTGCCGGTTAATATTTCCGGAGGGAGCCTTGGTGTGGGTTACCTTCACGAAGCCAACGGACTGCACCGGGTTCTGGAAACGGCGCTTCAGCTGCGCGGCGAGGCCGGAAAAAAACAGCTGCCTGATGTTGAAACCGGGCTGGCCTTTGCCTGGCGCGGTATACCGACTGCCACCGGCACTGCTGTCATCCTGGGCCGCAGGCCATAAATAATACAATTGGAGGGTTGATGAAGATGAGAAAAGTTGCAATTGTTGGCGCAGGCCTGACCAAGTTTGTGCGTAGGGCTCTTGAAACACCGAAAGAGCTTTCCTATGAAGCCACCAAAACAGCCCTGGACAGCTGTGGCCTGCGGCTGGAAGATATAGATTGTGTTGCTCATGGTACCGCTCCCGATGCTTTCGACGGAATACATCAGAATGGAGAGTACATGGTTGACGGCTGCGGGGGCTGGAATAAGCCGACCATGCGTGTCTATGTCGGTGGAGCAACAGGAGTACATGCGATAGTTCACGGCTGGCACCATGTAGCTTCCGGCATGTTCGACACCTGCCTGGTAGTCTGCGAGGAGAAGATGTCGAGCGCCATGCCGCATGCCCAGGGTTTTTTCCTGACCATTTTTGATGCGATAACCGAAAGGGCTTTACATCCGAATCTGCTCTGGATCTTTGCCCTTGAGATGAATCGTTACATGAACCGCTACGGCTATACCAAGGAAGATATGGCACTGGCAGCGGTCAATAACAAGATGAACGGATTAAAACACCCTGCTTCGCAGTTCAGGGATGAGGTAACCGTTGAAGACGTATTAAATTCTGAAATAATGGCTTACCCGGTCAGCCGTCTTGACGTCAGCCCAGTTTCCGATGGTGCTGCCGCGGTGGTTCTGGCTGCAGAACCGGTTGCCCGGAGAATAACCGACAAACCAGTCTGGATCGAAGGGGTTGGCTGGACGCTTGATACAGCCTACTGGGCTACCAGGGACCTCTACTATCCACGTTATCTCGATACGGCGGCGAGAATGGCTTATGATATGGCCGGAATCCGCGAACCGGCCAAACAGATCAACATTGCCGAACCTTACGACCCCTTTGATTACAAGGCACTGCACCACATGGAAGGTCTGCAGCTCTCTCCCCGGGGGAAAACTGTAGAACTGCTGCGGGATGGTCACTTTGCCCGTGACGGAAACCTGCCCATGTGCCCTTCGGGCGGTCTGCTGGGTGTGGGCAACCCGATTGCTGCTGCCGGCACAATGAAGGTCTGTGAACTGTTCTGGCAGTTAAGGGGTGAGGCTGACGAACGCCAGGTTCCCGGAAATCCACGGCTGGGTGTTGCCCAGGCCTGGGGAGACCTGATGCAGGTCAGCTCGGTTGTTGTGGTCGGAATATAACTTTCGGTTTAGATCTCACATAAAGTGAAGGAGGTAAATCGCAAATGCAGGATAAAGTAAAAGTCTCCGGCGGAACCGGACTTTCGGAAGAGGATATCCGCTCGGGTAAAATATTTTTAACCGAAGACAGCCTCGATTGCGCATTCGCCTGGGATACCGGCGTGGCGATCACCCGTTATCTGAATGAGCTGAAGAAAGGAAAAATAATCGCTTCAGAATGCCGGGAATGCAGCCGGATCATGCTGCCGCCGCGGATGTTTTGCGAACTCTGCTTCAGACCAAGCGGAGATTGGGTCTATGTTCAGGATACAGGTACAGTCAATACTTTTTCTATCTGTCATGTTCACTGGGATGCCAGCAGAATCAAGGAAGGTGAAAAACCATACCTGCCTGCAGTGATAGAAATTGACGGCGCTTCTTCGGGAATGGGAATCATGCATCTTTTGGGTGAAGTCGAGCCGGATGCTATAAAGATCGGCATGAAGGTAAAAGCGGTCTGGAAACCTGAAGATGAAAGGACCGGCGCTATCACCGATATTAAATACTTTAAACCACTCTAAGGAGGGATGAGGATGTCTCTGTTGGAACG
Coding sequences within it:
- a CDS encoding PhzF family phenazine biosynthesis protein, encoding MSYPLYLVDVFAEMKYAGNQLAVVRNAEKLSANEMQKIALEMNYSETTFILSDEERGGGYDVRIFSLDEELPFAGHPTLGTAYIIQQFVIKREVEVVKLNLTVGQIPVSFSYIDEKPDVLWMKQVEPVFGRVFDSAETATALNITESQIDSRFPIEEVSTGLPFIIVPLKNLDAVRSCRIDRAGCLKLIDKAEAKSILVFSSETYSQDNQLNARMFDDYHGIAEDPATGSANGCLAAYLVKHRYFGTTAIDIRVEQGYEIGRPSLLLLKAEEEAKGVISVNVGGKVIMVARGELV
- a CDS encoding acyl-CoA dehydrogenase; its protein translation is MDFALSESQQMIQQMVRDFAQKELAPIAADLDRESRFPHDIIKKMADLDLFALPFSEDYGGTGDGYLAYVIAVEEISRACASTGITYAAHCSIGTGPVYLFGTEEQKEKWVTPCARGQMLAAFGLTEPDAGSDAGGTKTTAVLDNGEWVINGSKCFITNATHAGVVIITAVTEPGQGTRGISSFIVPGNTPGFSVTAPYEKLGLKASDTAEIVLEDVRIPEGNLLGKRGEGFKQFMKVLDGGRISIGALSVGIAQACLDASLEYARERRQFGQPISKFQAIQFKLADMAMAIELSRLGVYRAAWLKDRGLPFTRESAIAKLHASKTAVQAALEAIQIFGGYGYTKEYPVERYLRDAKLMEIGEGTSEIQRLVIARQLGC
- a CDS encoding acetyl-CoA acetyltransferase; the encoded protein is MSKRVAIVGIGYAGFRTTSSDISYREMIFEAATKCYEDAGGIHPHDIDSFVASSEDFMEGISIADEYVPDQLGAVLKPVQSIAGDSLQGLASAVMQIKTGKLNVVATSAFSKVSNLSHYENVEAYATDPVYVRPFQEHPAYLAGLEMNRYLYESGTTREQCAAVVVKNKYNALDNPRAAYGAKISIDDILGAPDLSSPLGIHDASGHLDGAVVLLLATEEKALRMTDKPIWIKGIGWGTDTPNLDSRLEGFGAAIYARLAAKQAYAMAGITAPYSELDIAEVDDTFSYKQLQHLEALNICGPGEAGKLLELGCFDAAGDLPVNISGGSLGVGYLHEANGLHRVLETALQLRGEAGKKQLPDVETGLAFAWRGIPTATGTAVILGRRP
- a CDS encoding thiolase domain-containing protein, with the translated sequence MKMRKVAIVGAGLTKFVRRALETPKELSYEATKTALDSCGLRLEDIDCVAHGTAPDAFDGIHQNGEYMVDGCGGWNKPTMRVYVGGATGVHAIVHGWHHVASGMFDTCLVVCEEKMSSAMPHAQGFFLTIFDAITERALHPNLLWIFALEMNRYMNRYGYTKEDMALAAVNNKMNGLKHPASQFRDEVTVEDVLNSEIMAYPVSRLDVSPVSDGAAAVVLAAEPVARRITDKPVWIEGVGWTLDTAYWATRDLYYPRYLDTAARMAYDMAGIREPAKQINIAEPYDPFDYKALHHMEGLQLSPRGKTVELLRDGHFARDGNLPMCPSGGLLGVGNPIAAAGTMKVCELFWQLRGEADERQVPGNPRLGVAQAWGDLMQVSSVVVVGI
- a CDS encoding Zn-ribbon domain-containing OB-fold protein, translating into MQDKVKVSGGTGLSEEDIRSGKIFLTEDSLDCAFAWDTGVAITRYLNELKKGKIIASECRECSRIMLPPRMFCELCFRPSGDWVYVQDTGTVNTFSICHVHWDASRIKEGEKPYLPAVIEIDGASSGMGIMHLLGEVEPDAIKIGMKVKAVWKPEDERTGAITDIKYFKPL